The Humulus lupulus chromosome 3, drHumLupu1.1, whole genome shotgun sequence genome window below encodes:
- the LOC133821773 gene encoding protein TAB2 homolog, chloroplastic-like, which translates to MQEEVEIEEEEEEEDDPTVELCYLDPETNPNSLTEWELDFCSRPILDIRGKKLWELVVCDESLSLQYTKYFPNNVINSITLKDAIDGISEDLGIPLPDKIRYFRSQMQTIITKACNELGIKHVPSKRCVSLLLWLDERFETIYTRHPGYQKGAKPLLALDNPFPMELPDNLFGDRWAFVQLPLSAVREEISSLESKLVFGSSLDLDLLGIEIDDGTLIPGLVVSSSRAKPLAAFSSYKFGIPPKVADNQGLETKFFDYSMSFKMDMYYLWAIGCLARFSNILWLSEPSLTKKPGIFLCLVQQISCSLHADHSAFEPLVKQ; encoded by the exons ATGCAAGAAGAAGTGGAaattgaggaggaagaagaagaagaagatgacccAACTGTCGAGCTCTGCTATCTCGACCCTGAAACGAATCCCAACAGCCTTACTGAATGGGAGCTTGATTTTTGCTCAAGACCCATTCTTGATATCAGAGGGAAGAAGCTTTGGGAGCTTGTGGTTTGTGATGAGTCTTTGTCATTGCAATATACTAAGTACTTTCCCAATAATGTGATCAATAGTATTACTTTGAAGGACGCCATTGATGGAATCAGTGAAGATTTGGGTATTCCTTTACCTGATAAAATACGCTACTTCAG GTCACAAATGCAGACAATTATAACAAAGGCTTGTAATGAGCTTGGTATAAAACATGTTCCTAGTAAAAGG TGTGTATCACTGCTATTATGGTTGGATGAAAGATTTGAGACTATATATACTCGTCATCCTGGTTACCAGAAAGGAGCTAAGCCGCTTCTCGCGTTAGATAACCCTTTCCCAATGGAACTTCCGGATAATCTTTTTGGGGATAGATGGGCTTTTGTCCAATTACCTTTGTCAG CTGTTCGGGAGGAGATTTCATCCTTAGAATCAAAACTTGTATTTGGTTCAAGTTTAGATTTGGATTTGTTGGGGATTGAAATTGATGACGGCACATTGATCCCAGGGTTGGTTGTTTCTTCTTCACGAGCTAAACCGCTTGCAG CATTTTCTTCATACAAATTTGGAATTCCTCCCAAAGTAGCAGATAATCAAGGCTTAGAAACTAAGTTCTTTGACTATAGCATGAG TTTCAAGATGGACATGTATTATTTGTGGGCTATTGGATGTTTGGCTAGGTTTTCGAATATTTTGTGGCTCTCAGAGCCTAGTTTAACTAAAAAGCCTGGTATCTTTCTTTGCTTGGTGCAA CAAATATCTTGCTCCTTGCATGCCGATCATTCTGCTTTTGAACCTCTGGTAAAGCAATAG